The following coding sequences lie in one Deltaproteobacteria bacterium genomic window:
- a CDS encoding FtsX-like permease family protein, with translation MSSGSSAGAPSSVDRQVVLPFRKSVEISLKSLRVRFFRSLITTMSLVLAVLFFSYVRVGTDVANGALASDDPAMYRALIQAGFDVTPGTTSVGSSAKQRWIVFLSLLVCAVGIINAQLMAVTERFREIGTIKCLGALDSFVLRLFLLEAGMQGFVGATAGSLLGGAFALGTGLVRFGAAVWKFIPWAAVGESFLLSIGVGCGLSLLGVLYPAIVAARMEPVEAMRAEH, from the coding sequence ATGTCTTCAGGATCGTCTGCAGGTGCCCCCAGTTCTGTTGACAGACAGGTGGTGCTGCCATTCAGAAAATCTGTAGAAATAAGCCTGAAAAGCCTGCGAGTGCGCTTTTTCAGATCGCTCATTACTACCATGAGCCTGGTGCTGGCGGTGTTGTTTTTCAGCTATGTAAGGGTAGGAACTGATGTGGCCAACGGCGCTCTGGCCAGCGATGATCCTGCCATGTACAGGGCACTGATCCAGGCCGGCTTTGACGTGACCCCAGGAACCACCTCGGTGGGCAGCAGTGCCAAGCAGAGATGGATCGTCTTCCTGTCGCTGCTCGTGTGTGCTGTGGGTATCATCAATGCCCAACTCATGGCGGTGACCGAACGTTTTCGGGAGATAGGCACTATCAAGTGTCTGGGGGCCCTGGACAGCTTTGTCCTGCGCCTCTTTTTGCTGGAGGCTGGCATGCAGGGGTTCGTTGGGGCCACAGCCGGGTCGTTGTTGGGAGGGGCCTTTGCCCTCGGTACTGGCCTGGTACGTTTTGGTGCTGCAGTCTGGAAGTTCATTCCGTGGGCGGCTGTAGGAGAGTCCTTTCTCCTGTCCATTGGCGTAGGCTGTGGCCTCAGTCTTCTGGGGGTTCTCTATCCGGCCATAGTAGCGGCCAGGATGGAGCCGGTGGAGGCAATGCGGGCAGAACACTAG
- a CDS encoding polysaccharide deacetylase family protein, with translation MIASSGISSLWVEPLTDMADQLRCILAESLAAAKQEIVVFFRADDVGVPSRSFAHLVKLFRGHTVPLTLAVVPAWLTCSRWQQLADSCGGNSGLWAWIQHGWRHCNHEKDGKKQEFGPSRSREAKRADLLKGFQRLSSLINEELHRIFTPPWNRCDQETLAALSSLGYRAISASGSPGPLWQGNILHLPVTVDLHTRKETSAEEGWNGLWCEMRHSMQAGFCGFMIHHQRMNRAAFRFLDFLLETLKQWQHVRIVHLGTLGEEKQRQR, from the coding sequence AGCCGCTAACAGATATGGCCGACCAGCTGCGGTGCATCTTAGCTGAATCTCTTGCTGCAGCAAAGCAAGAGATTGTTGTATTTTTCAGAGCAGATGATGTGGGGGTTCCCAGCCGCAGTTTTGCTCACCTGGTCAAACTGTTTCGAGGACACACGGTCCCTCTCACCCTGGCGGTCGTCCCTGCCTGGCTCACTTGCAGTCGTTGGCAGCAATTGGCTGATAGCTGTGGTGGAAATTCCGGATTATGGGCCTGGATTCAACACGGTTGGCGCCATTGCAACCACGAAAAAGATGGGAAAAAGCAGGAGTTTGGCCCGAGTCGCTCCAGAGAAGCGAAAAGAGCTGATCTGCTAAAGGGCTTCCAACGACTGAGCTCACTGATCAATGAGGAGTTACACCGTATTTTCACCCCGCCCTGGAATCGATGCGATCAGGAGACGCTGGCCGCCCTCAGCAGCCTCGGCTATAGAGCCATATCCGCCAGCGGCTCCCCTGGGCCTCTTTGGCAGGGTAACATTCTGCACCTGCCAGTGACAGTTGACCTGCACACTCGAAAAGAGACTTCAGCCGAAGAGGGCTGGAACGGTCTGTGGTGCGAAATGCGGCACAGCATGCAGGCCGGATTCTGCGGCTTCATGATACATCACCAGAGGATGAACCGGGCGGCTTTCCGCTTCCTGGATTTTCTCCTGGAAACTTTAAAGCAGTGGCAGCATGTGAGAATCGTTCATCTGGGGACGCTGGGCGAGGAAAAGCAAAGGCAAAGGTAA